The Kocuria sp. TGY1127_2 genome includes a window with the following:
- a CDS encoding type II toxin-antitoxin system PemK/MazF family toxin, with protein MPVNDQVSHVFAWGAKFSPKLVDMNVDGYTINRIFRLTRRVFRQVRKAQNTSSRPQPGRSAGNRAPRNASGYKGDYRGRLKADYAPNPNGRPDPGEIVWTWVPFEEDYSKGKDRPVLLVGRDGEELLGLMLTSKDHNNAHEHDDRYVDIGSGPWDSQSRPSEIKIDRIIKVDPNNVRREGASLDRQTFELVVSAVNSRR; from the coding sequence GTGCCGGTCAATGACCAAGTTTCCCACGTTTTCGCGTGGGGCGCGAAGTTCTCCCCTAAGCTGGTGGACATGAATGTCGATGGGTACACGATCAACCGCATTTTCCGGCTGACAAGGCGTGTCTTTCGCCAGGTTCGAAAAGCGCAGAATACTTCAAGCAGACCACAACCGGGCCGCTCCGCGGGGAACCGCGCGCCGCGCAATGCATCGGGTTACAAGGGAGACTATCGCGGTCGGTTAAAAGCTGACTACGCGCCGAATCCGAATGGTCGGCCAGATCCCGGGGAAATAGTTTGGACTTGGGTTCCGTTCGAAGAAGACTATTCAAAAGGCAAAGACCGTCCGGTCCTTCTGGTAGGCCGCGATGGCGAGGAGCTCTTGGGCTTGATGCTGACCAGCAAAGACCACAACAACGCTCATGAGCACGATGACAGATACGTGGACATCGGTTCCGGACCGTGGGATTCACAGTCACGCCCGTCGGAGATCAAGATCGACCGCATCATTAAGGTGGATCCGAACAACGTGCGACGGGAGGGTGCTTCGCTGGACCGTCAGACGTTTGAGCTGGTGGTCTCCGCGGTGAATTCCCGCCGATAA
- the rpsT gene encoding 30S ribosomal protein S20: MANIKSQKKRILTNEKARLRNNAYKSELRTAVRKVNAAVEAGNKEEAQEALRFVGKKFDKAVSKGVLHKNNAANKKSSLSKRVNALS; the protein is encoded by the coding sequence GTGGCTAACATCAAGTCTCAGAAGAAGCGCATCCTGACTAACGAGAAGGCGCGCCTACGCAACAACGCTTACAAGTCGGAGTTGCGTACCGCCGTCCGCAAGGTCAATGCTGCTGTTGAAGCCGGCAACAAGGAAGAGGCTCAAGAAGCTCTTCGCTTCGTCGGCAAGAAGTTCGACAAGGCTGTTAGCAAGGGAGTTCTTCACAAGAACAACGCTGCTAACAAGAAGTCGAGTCTCAGCAAGCGTGTCAACGCTCTGTCTTAG
- the holA gene encoding DNA polymerase III subunit delta — MPPRRSAREPSGGPTWRDVEPAPVVLLYGPEEYFASQARRRLVMAVREGRGEVEVHELSGKDYTTGSLAMATSPSLFGDARVVVVSELEKMNDEFLAEAIPYVESPDPESVVILHHGGGNRGKRLIDAVKKSRAPMVECKPLKTDRDKTDFVYQTFRADQRRIEPDAARMLIAAAGSDVSELAAACHQLVADGPPTVTDQVVEKYYGGRVEVTAFKVADAAVSGNSGFALRTLRQALDSGVDPVPLVGAIAARVRHIAQVHGRRENPNALAKSLGLAPWQIEQAQRDSRRFSSEALSQVIRSLAAADAQVKGEAQDPVYALERAVLTLSTAGSR; from the coding sequence GTGCCCCCACGTAGATCAGCCCGTGAACCCTCGGGTGGCCCCACTTGGCGTGATGTTGAGCCCGCGCCCGTCGTCCTGCTCTATGGGCCCGAAGAGTACTTCGCGTCCCAGGCCAGGCGGCGTCTGGTGATGGCGGTACGCGAAGGCCGCGGCGAGGTTGAGGTCCACGAGCTTTCCGGGAAGGACTACACGACCGGTTCTCTGGCTATGGCCACGAGTCCTTCGCTCTTCGGAGACGCCCGTGTCGTCGTGGTCAGCGAACTCGAGAAGATGAACGACGAGTTCCTCGCCGAGGCCATCCCGTACGTCGAGTCTCCCGACCCGGAGTCAGTCGTGATTCTCCACCATGGGGGAGGCAACCGAGGGAAGAGACTGATCGACGCTGTGAAGAAGTCTCGAGCCCCCATGGTCGAGTGCAAACCCCTCAAAACGGACCGGGACAAGACAGATTTCGTTTATCAGACTTTCCGGGCCGATCAGCGTCGCATCGAGCCCGATGCCGCCCGTATGCTGATTGCCGCGGCTGGCAGCGATGTCTCCGAGCTCGCCGCGGCCTGCCACCAGTTGGTCGCGGACGGGCCTCCTACGGTCACGGATCAAGTCGTGGAGAAGTACTACGGCGGAAGAGTGGAGGTGACTGCTTTTAAGGTTGCGGACGCCGCGGTCAGCGGTAACAGTGGTTTCGCCCTTCGGACCTTGAGACAGGCGCTGGATTCGGGCGTCGATCCGGTCCCATTGGTTGGAGCCATTGCCGCTCGTGTCCGCCACATAGCGCAGGTCCACGGCCGGAGGGAAAACCCGAATGCCCTGGCCAAATCGTTGGGATTGGCTCCATGGCAGATCGAGCAAGCACAACGCGACTCACGGCGATTCAGCTCGGAAGCACTGAGCCAAGTCATCCGGAGCCTCGCCGCGGCGGATGCCCAGGTCAAGGGTGAGGCCCAAGACCCGGTTTATGCCTTGGAACGGGCGGTCCTGACGCTGTCCACCGCGGGCTCCAGGTAG
- a CDS encoding oxaloacetate decarboxylase yields MLNSLRDLIASGTPLIAPSIYDGISAAALRDAGFSAAYIGSYATGATKYAVPDIGYIGVEDMADQVRRLSPIADVPLIVDGEGGWGNPLHVARSIKLLEQAGAAAIHIEDHDFGKHIVESPRIIPTEQAVDKIKAAVDARDSEDLMIIARTDAAGTEGPQAAFDRLMAYQEAGADGLFYAGVPDSAIQLRLKDESRVPIFGVDFPGQSAAELGKLTDVILYYGLTHLVVRNALSRAFSVLSAEGSAVSLEEELGGIPGIIGFDDFLGVPQAREKAEQFGLIDEKDTNE; encoded by the coding sequence ATGTTGAATTCACTGCGAGATCTCATCGCATCCGGTACGCCGCTCATCGCTCCGTCCATCTATGACGGGATTTCCGCAGCGGCGCTCCGCGATGCCGGCTTCTCTGCCGCATACATCGGAAGTTATGCGACGGGAGCGACGAAATACGCCGTTCCCGATATCGGTTACATCGGAGTCGAAGACATGGCAGACCAAGTACGACGGTTGTCGCCCATCGCAGACGTTCCCCTGATCGTCGACGGGGAGGGCGGTTGGGGCAACCCGCTGCACGTCGCACGTTCCATCAAACTCCTGGAGCAAGCCGGGGCCGCCGCCATTCACATCGAAGACCATGATTTCGGCAAGCACATCGTCGAGAGCCCGCGGATCATTCCGACGGAGCAGGCGGTGGACAAGATCAAAGCGGCTGTGGACGCTCGAGATTCAGAGGACCTGATGATCATCGCGAGAACAGACGCCGCCGGCACCGAAGGCCCGCAAGCAGCATTCGACCGCCTGATGGCGTACCAGGAAGCTGGGGCAGACGGCCTGTTCTATGCGGGAGTCCCCGATTCCGCGATCCAACTTCGCCTCAAGGACGAGAGTCGGGTACCGATCTTCGGCGTCGACTTCCCGGGACAGAGCGCCGCCGAACTTGGGAAACTGACGGATGTGATCCTCTACTACGGCCTCACACACCTCGTCGTGCGCAATGCGCTCAGCCGCGCCTTTTCCGTCCTCTCGGCGGAAGGTTCCGCCGTCAGTCTCGAAGAAGAACTCGGCGGCATTCCCGGAATCATCGGATTCGATGACTTTCTCGGAGTCCCCCAGGCTCGCGAAAAGGCCGAACAGTTCGGGCTCATCGATGAAAAGGACACGAACGAATGA
- a CDS encoding amidohydrolase family protein → MTNSDTTLFHGARLIVGDGSDAIDDAGLLVTNGIIVASGRIADISAPTSARRVDLTGRTIMPTIINPHIHAGYLKGAATDADNFTRENVLDHLRRFIYYGVSVVQSLGTDRDGVEIAIRDEQRSGRLHDPELALLLSASNGIAAPTPGDGNGGAFFAPDAILEADTPDQGRQRVHEVLADNPDAIKFWVDDRNGTKNKFGPDVYGAIIDEAHTVGKRAIAHIYELDDAKGVIRAGADGTAHMVRAPGPDDELLTLMRDNDAFVFTSMSIQKMLVDGSGWLDDPSLAETVDEASRQTIRAMIESADPEVVTSMKDGYRILETGLRRYSDAGVTVLLSGDTGVLAQFPGFTEHRELEAMVHAGMPAAAAIQSATLLPAQMLGLTDRGSLDVGNRADFLVLNADPLKDISNTRNIAAVYIDGSRVDRDNLRHTIAKRDHA, encoded by the coding sequence ATGACGAACTCCGATACGACCCTGTTTCACGGAGCGCGACTGATCGTCGGCGATGGCTCCGATGCCATCGATGATGCTGGATTGCTCGTCACGAACGGCATCATCGTCGCATCTGGTCGGATCGCTGACATCTCGGCTCCGACAAGCGCGCGCCGCGTCGACCTCACCGGCAGGACAATCATGCCGACGATCATCAATCCGCACATCCACGCCGGATATCTCAAGGGCGCTGCGACAGATGCGGATAACTTCACACGCGAAAATGTGCTCGATCACCTTCGCCGATTCATCTACTACGGCGTAAGCGTCGTGCAATCGCTGGGAACGGATCGTGACGGCGTGGAGATCGCGATCCGCGATGAACAGCGATCGGGCAGGCTCCACGATCCCGAGTTGGCTCTGCTGCTTTCTGCATCGAACGGTATCGCGGCCCCCACCCCCGGTGATGGCAACGGGGGCGCTTTCTTCGCCCCCGATGCGATTCTCGAGGCAGACACCCCTGACCAAGGGCGACAACGCGTACACGAGGTGCTCGCAGATAACCCGGACGCAATCAAGTTCTGGGTCGATGACCGAAACGGCACCAAGAACAAGTTCGGCCCGGATGTCTATGGAGCGATCATCGATGAAGCGCACACAGTCGGCAAGAGGGCAATCGCTCACATCTACGAACTCGACGACGCCAAGGGCGTCATCCGGGCCGGTGCCGATGGCACAGCGCACATGGTTCGCGCTCCCGGCCCGGACGACGAGCTGCTCACTCTTATGCGAGACAACGATGCGTTTGTCTTCACCTCGATGAGCATCCAGAAGATGCTGGTTGACGGCAGCGGATGGCTTGACGATCCGTCCCTGGCCGAGACTGTCGACGAGGCGTCGCGACAGACCATCCGAGCGATGATCGAGAGCGCCGACCCGGAAGTGGTCACATCCATGAAAGATGGCTACCGGATTCTCGAGACCGGCCTGCGCAGATACTCAGATGCCGGGGTGACCGTGCTTCTGTCCGGTGACACCGGCGTCTTAGCGCAATTTCCGGGATTCACAGAGCACCGAGAGCTTGAGGCGATGGTGCATGCCGGGATGCCCGCGGCCGCAGCCATCCAGTCAGCAACGCTGCTTCCCGCACAGATGCTTGGTCTCACCGATCGAGGTTCACTTGACGTCGGCAATCGGGCCGATTTCCTCGTGCTCAACGCAGACCCGCTCAAAGATATTTCGAACACTCGCAATATCGCAGCCGTCTACATCGACGGTTCACGCGTCGATCGCGACAATCTCAGACACACAATCGCAAAGAGAGATCATGCCTAA
- a CDS encoding SDR family oxidoreductase: MPKPVLVIIGSGGMGAAIARRVGAGRTLVLADFDETRLEAFAASMRDDGYAAVEQKVDVSDRASVAALADTAASLGPVIAVAHTAGVSPQQAPVTAILHVDLLGTAIVLEEFQHVIAEGGAGVVISSMGGHMGSSPQDLEQALATTPTDELLELPFLSAENLTDAGAAYSLAKRANRLRVTAAAPSWGDRGARINSISPGIISTPMGQLELSGADGGGMRAMLDASATKRLGTPEDIANAADFLLDPRSSFITGTDLLVDGGVIAALRSGRLSIPGV; encoded by the coding sequence ATGCCTAAACCAGTACTTGTCATCATCGGGTCGGGCGGAATGGGCGCTGCGATCGCGCGTCGGGTCGGAGCCGGTCGCACACTCGTGCTCGCTGACTTCGATGAAACACGTCTCGAGGCTTTCGCCGCGTCGATGCGAGACGACGGGTATGCCGCCGTCGAACAGAAGGTCGACGTCAGCGATCGAGCGTCAGTCGCTGCGCTTGCCGATACCGCTGCAAGCCTGGGCCCGGTCATCGCAGTCGCACATACCGCTGGTGTGTCTCCGCAGCAGGCCCCGGTCACAGCCATCCTGCACGTGGATCTGCTGGGCACTGCGATCGTACTCGAGGAATTCCAACATGTCATTGCAGAAGGGGGTGCCGGCGTTGTGATCTCCAGCATGGGAGGACACATGGGAAGTAGTCCTCAAGACCTCGAGCAGGCCTTGGCGACTACGCCGACGGATGAGCTGCTTGAGCTTCCCTTCCTCTCTGCCGAGAATCTCACTGATGCCGGAGCGGCATATTCGCTCGCCAAACGAGCGAACCGGCTGCGCGTCACGGCCGCCGCACCATCGTGGGGCGATCGAGGGGCACGGATCAATTCGATCAGCCCCGGGATCATCTCCACACCGATGGGTCAGTTGGAGCTTTCGGGAGCCGACGGGGGCGGGATGCGTGCCATGCTCGACGCTTCTGCAACCAAACGCCTCGGCACACCAGAGGACATCGCGAACGCGGCGGACTTCCTCCTCGATCCGCGTTCCAGCTTCATCACCGGTACCGACCTTCTCGTCGACGGTGGTGTCATCGCCGCACTGAGGTCCGGTCGACTCTCCATTCCTGGAGTGTAG
- a CDS encoding cyclase family protein translates to MTLPTADEAIGYFDTLSNWGRWGDDDRLGTLNLITPETRRRAASLIESGEIISLSRNIDAADPDPLKTGLTSTQRFMQIGEASHHLGDSVRFDGVTEYVGIAAHGSNTHLDGLAHYSWDGKNYNGFDVAANTTSIGGAGKLSVHHASDGIVARGVLLDIAGLHKVPWLEAGHAVTPEELLAAEERQGVTVGSGDVLIVHTGHVARVLAEGPAFGPDNPYLQLQAGLSAACLPYLRERDIAAIGSDGIQDVQPSGFDTLDLIRPIHEIGLVALGLWLIDNMELTELAAKCADLGRSEFFFAMLPWRMVGVTSSATNPVALF, encoded by the coding sequence ATGACACTACCTACCGCCGATGAGGCGATCGGTTACTTCGACACTCTCTCCAACTGGGGACGGTGGGGAGACGATGACCGTCTGGGAACCCTCAACCTGATTACTCCGGAGACCCGCAGACGGGCAGCTTCGCTGATCGAATCCGGCGAGATCATTTCACTCTCACGCAATATCGATGCGGCTGACCCTGACCCGCTGAAGACGGGACTGACATCGACGCAGCGGTTCATGCAGATCGGCGAAGCGAGCCACCATCTGGGCGACAGCGTTCGCTTCGACGGCGTGACGGAATACGTCGGCATCGCCGCTCACGGCTCAAACACCCACCTGGACGGTTTGGCTCACTATTCCTGGGACGGGAAGAACTACAACGGGTTCGACGTCGCAGCGAACACCACCTCGATCGGGGGAGCCGGAAAGCTCTCAGTCCATCATGCCAGCGACGGCATCGTCGCTCGTGGCGTGCTCCTTGACATCGCAGGACTCCACAAAGTGCCGTGGCTGGAGGCCGGACACGCCGTCACCCCGGAGGAGCTCCTTGCCGCCGAAGAACGTCAGGGCGTCACCGTCGGTTCGGGAGACGTGCTCATCGTGCACACAGGCCACGTTGCTCGGGTGTTGGCCGAAGGCCCCGCCTTCGGGCCAGACAACCCCTATTTGCAGCTCCAAGCCGGTCTGAGCGCAGCATGTCTGCCCTACCTGCGTGAACGTGACATCGCGGCTATCGGAAGCGATGGGATTCAGGACGTGCAACCTTCGGGCTTCGACACCCTGGACCTTATCCGCCCGATACACGAAATCGGTCTCGTTGCGCTCGGACTGTGGCTCATCGACAATATGGAACTCACCGAACTCGCAGCCAAATGCGCCGATCTGGGCCGTTCGGAATTCTTCTTCGCCATGCTGCCTTGGCGCATGGTCGGAGTCACATCGAGCGCAACTAACCCCGTGGCACTGTTCTGA
- a CDS encoding LysR family transcriptional regulator, translating into MELRHLHHFLAVADELNFSRAAARVNISASPLSRSIQQLEREVGGPLFIRGTRKVEITPLGRALQPRALKVVEEMDALTRDMRRQAVDLVELSIGMTSVRAELARAIIDDVVLQTEPNAAVRLELFDSFAQMDLIVDGSLSLGLVNRRRSDHRLHYLPIMIETPAFALPDTPHNSALTEVLPEDIVGLRLLLQPGFGPIESPLVPYVEAAGEVVQVNAAVVGGLAAVIAEGDACCLTIANEDAPWHRHVIGDGVVIRPMPPELQATTYLCWRADRDNDDDLGAILRLLHERFPQPLQP; encoded by the coding sequence ATGGAGCTTCGACATCTGCATCATTTTCTGGCCGTTGCTGACGAGCTGAATTTCTCCAGAGCAGCGGCGCGGGTCAATATCTCCGCCTCCCCGTTGAGCAGGAGCATTCAGCAACTGGAGCGCGAGGTAGGAGGTCCGCTCTTCATCCGGGGAACTCGTAAGGTTGAAATCACACCTCTCGGACGCGCGTTGCAGCCCCGAGCGCTCAAGGTTGTCGAGGAAATGGACGCGCTGACTCGCGACATGAGACGACAGGCGGTTGACCTGGTGGAACTGTCCATCGGGATGACATCGGTGAGAGCAGAATTGGCGAGAGCGATCATCGACGACGTCGTCCTGCAGACTGAGCCCAACGCGGCCGTTCGCCTGGAGCTGTTTGACTCGTTCGCGCAGATGGACCTGATTGTCGATGGCAGCCTCTCGCTAGGCTTGGTGAATCGGCGTCGAAGCGATCACCGGCTTCACTACTTACCCATCATGATCGAGACTCCGGCATTCGCCTTACCAGACACACCACACAACTCAGCCCTGACCGAAGTACTGCCCGAGGACATTGTGGGTCTGCGACTGCTTCTCCAGCCCGGGTTCGGCCCAATAGAATCACCGCTGGTCCCCTATGTGGAAGCAGCGGGCGAGGTTGTTCAGGTCAACGCCGCAGTCGTCGGGGGGCTGGCAGCCGTGATCGCCGAAGGCGACGCGTGTTGTCTCACTATCGCGAACGAGGACGCTCCCTGGCACAGACATGTCATTGGTGACGGCGTCGTCATCCGACCGATGCCACCCGAGTTACAGGCCACCACCTACCTTTGCTGGAGAGCCGACCGCGATAATGACGATGATCTGGGTGCAATACTCCGTCTCTTACATGAGCGCTTTCCGCAACCACTTCAACCGTGA